CGCCGCCCACGGCTACGGCACCCAGATGCTGTTGCGCAGCCTCGCCGACTGCGTCGAGCGGCTGCGCGACCGGCCCGCCACGGCTGAAGAGAGCGACGCGATAAGGGAATTGGCGGCGCTGCTCATCGACCATCAGGTGGAGCTGATCCCCGGAGTCGCCGAGACCCTCGCGGCGCTCGGCGAGCGCCACGAGCTGCTGATGCTCACCAAGGGGGATCCGGACGAGCAGCGGCGCAAGGTCGACGCCTCCGGGCTCGCGTCCCGTTTCCGGGCGATCGGCATCGTCCGGGAGAAGGACGAGGAGACCTACCGCGCCTTCCTCCAGACCCACGCGCTCACGCCCGTCACCTGTTGGATGATCGGCAACTCGCCGAAGTCGGACATCCTTCCGGCCCGGCGCGCGGGAATGAACGCCGTCTTCGTTCCCCACCCCCACACCTGGGCCCTGGAGCACGGCGAACTCGACCCCGACGACGAGCGGGTGCTGCGGCTGCGGACCTTCCGCGAGCTGCTGGACCACTTCTGACCCCTCCCGGAGGGCGGCGGAGGAGAGCAGCACGTGAACAGCGCCGAGGAGAGCAACACATGAACAGCACCAGCACCAGCACCAGCAGCAGCACCAACACCACCAGCACCAGTCCCGGCACCGCGCCGTCCGAACGTCCCCGGGACCGGGCGCTGACGGCACCCACCGTCTCCTGCGTGTTCGTCTGCCACGACGGCGCGGGGCGGATCCTGCTGGCCCGCCGCAGCGCCGGTGCGCGGGACGAGCCGGGGAGCTGGGACACCGGGGCCGGTGCCCTCGAACACGGAGAGACGTTCGAGGAAGCGGTGCGGCGGGAGGTCCGCGAGGAGTACGCCACCGAGGCCCGCACCATCGAGACCCTCGGCGTCCGCAACATCCTGCGCGGCACCCCCGTCTCCCACTGGGTCGCGGTGGTCTTCGCCGTCGAGGTCGACCCCGGCCGGGTCGCCATCGGCGAGCCTCACAAGTTCGACGCGCTCGGCTGGTTCACCCCGGACGAGCTGCCCGAACCCCCGCATTCGCAGCTCGCGGAGACGCTCGCCCTGCTCCCCGCGCGCGGACGCTGGGCGGGACGCTAGGCGCGGCTCGGAAGAGAGAGACGGGCAGCCCAGGGGCGGGTCCGGGGCCCAACTGGTCGGCCCCAGGCACCTCTTGCCCCCGCCCAACCCCTCGGGCAGGATCGCTGTCGGTGACGGCCCTGCCACGAAATGCCGATGGACGGTGGGGCAGGACGGCCTGGACGGCAAGCGGAGACGGGGGCGCCGTGGGGGACAGGACGCAGGACGGCGCGCAGCCGGGTGACGTGATCGAGGGCCGCTGGCGATTGGTGCGGGTCCTCGGCGAGGGCGGCATGGGCCGTGTCTGGAAGGCGCACGACGCGCGGCTGGACACCCATGTGGCGCTCAAGGAGCTGTGGCTGCCGTCCGGGCTGCCGCCCGGGGAGCGCGAAGAGCGGCTGCGGCGGGCGGAGTTCGAGGCGCTGAGCGCGGTCCGGCTGCGGGATCACCCGCACGTCGTCACGGTGCACGACGTGGTGGTGGTGGACGGGCGGCCGTGGATCGTGATGCAGCTCGTCACCGGCGGCACCCTGCACGAGCGGCTGGCCCGCGGCCCGCTGCCGCCGCGCGCGGCCCGGCGGCTCGCTGTGGCGCTGCTGGACGCGCTGGAGGCCGCGCACCGGCAGAACATCGTGCACCGCGACGTGAAACCGGCCAACGTCATGGTGACCGACGACAAGCGCGTCCTCCTCACGGACTTCGGCATCGCGGCCTCGGGCACGGAGAAGGGCGCGGCCGGGGCCGCGACCGCGGCGGGCGCCGTCCTCGGCTCGGCGCCCTACCTCGCACCCGAGCGTGTCCAGGGCCGAGGGGCGACCGCGGCCAGCGACCTCTTCGCGCTCGGCGCGACGCTGTTCGAGACGGTGGAGGGCACCTCCCCCTTCGCCCGGGACACCTCGGCGGCCTCGCTGCACGCCGCCGCGTACGAGGACCCGCCGCCACTGCGCCGCGCGGGCGCGCTGGCCCCGCTGATCACGGCCCTGCTGGCCAAGGACCCGAAGGCCCGCCCGACGGTGGCGGGTGCCAGAGCGCTGCTCCCGGCGGACACCGCGGACACCGCGGGCCCCGGCGGCGAGGCCGCGGACGGCGAGGAGACGGCGGAGGAGGGCGGCGAGCGCCGCGTAACCCCCAACGGGACCCGGCTGTTGACCTCCGTCCACTCCCCGCCCCCGACAGTCGTCACCACTGCCGTCGTCAAGGTCCGCAACAAGGCGTCGGTGCCTGTCCGCGTGTTCATCGCCGGTCAGGACCGCGGCAAGGTGGCCCCCGAGACGACCGGCAGCTTCCGCGCCCCACCGGGCGTGCACACCGTCCGGACGCGTATCAAGGGCGACGAGTCGGCCCCCCGGACCTTCCGCATGGAGGCGGGCGTCACCCTCCGCCTGGTGGCCCGCCGCCTGGGCGGCAAGCCGGTACTGGAGCGCGCGGACAAGGCGAAGGAGAGGAAGGAGCAGCAGCGGACGCGGGCGAAGCGGCCGGCGCAGGCGAAGCCGGCCCGGCCCAAGCCGCAGGCGCAGGGGAAGCAGCCAGGCGTCAAACAGTCCGCGGCCGTGCCGAAGCCACCGCCGTCCAAGGCGTCCGGCAGCAGCACGCCTGCCGGCAAACCCGCCGGAGCCGACAGTTCGTCCTCCGGGGGCGGCTGCGCCGTGCTCGTGGTGGGGGCCCTGATCCTGGGGCTGCTGCTCTACACCGAGAACGCGGAATTCTCCGGCGACCTCAGCCAGTATCTGAACTCCCCCGCCGAGAAGGCGGACGTCGGCGACTGTCTGCACTACGGCTCCTGGAAGAAGGACGACAAGCCCTGGCACGAGTGGGTCGAGGTCCCCTGCTGGTCGGCGGCGGCCACCTACAAGGTGAGCAGCAGGCTCTACGGCCCGTCCCGCACCAGCACAGGCACCGGCACCAGTTCAGGCACCAGCACCGGCACGGACCTCGGCTCCGGCACGCCGACGGGCTGCGCCCTCACCTCCCAGCGCGTCGAACTCTCCTCCGTCACCCTGTGCGCCACGCGCAAGGTGGGCTAGGCCCTTCTCAAAGAACGCCCCTGGGGAGTGTCGTCGAAGTCCCGCCGGGCAGACGGGACTTCGAAGACACGACCTAGGTCCAGCGGCGGAGGAATACCCCGCCCCCGGGTAGGAGCCAAAGGCGAGTTGTGCCTCTTACCTTGGGGGCATGGCAGCGAACGAGGAGAGGGTCCCGGGGGACGCCCGGGTGGAGGCCGTACCGGTGCCGGGCGCACCACCCGGCCCGGGTGTCACGTCTGTAACGGGCAGCCCTCCCGCATCGGAGGTCACACCGACCGCACCGCCCACGGAGTCGGTGCTGAGCCGCCCCTACCGGGCGCTGACGCTCGGCATCGTCTCCGTCGTGCTGATGATCGCCTTCGAGGCGACGGCCGTGGGGACGGCCATGCCCGTCGCCGCCGACGAGCTGAACGGCATCTCCCTGTACGCGTACGCCTTCTCCGCGTTCTTCACCACCGCCATCGTCGGCATGGTCGGCTCGGGCCAGTGGTGCGACCGGCGCGGTCCGCTGCCGCCGCTGGCGACCGGCATCGTGGGGTTCGCGGCCGGGCTCGTGCTGTCCGGCACCGCCGTGACGATGTGGATCTTCGTACTGGGCCGGGCCGTGCAGGGCGTCGGCGGCGGGCTGGTGATCGTCGCGCTGTACGTCACCGTCAGCCGGGCCTTCCCCGAACGGCTGCGCCCCACCGTCATGGCCGCGTTCGCCGCCTCCTGGGTCGTGCCCTCCGTCATCGGTCCGCTCCTGTCCGGGACCGTCACCCAGCACCTGGGCTGGCGCTGGGTCTTCCTCGGCATACCCGTGCTCGTCCTCCTGCCGCTCGTGGTGATGCTGCCGCCGCTGCGGCGCAAGGCATCCGGGCCGCCCGAGGGCGCCGCGCCGGGGCCCGGTGACGGCCGACGCATCCGGCTCGCCGTCGTCGTGGCGCTGGGCGCCGGGCTGCTCCAGTACGCCGGCCAGGATCTGCGCTGGATCGCCCTGCTGCCCGCCGCGCTCGGGATGGCGCTGCTCGTGCCGTCCGTACGGACGCTGCTGCCGCGCGGCACCGCGCGTGCCGCGCGCGGGCTGCCCGCCGTGATCCTGCTGCGCGGCATGGCGGCCGGGGCGTTCATCGTCGCGGAGAGCTTCGTCCCGCTGATGCTGGTGACCCAGCGCGGGCTGTCGGTCACCATGGCGGGGCTCACGCTCGCGGCGGGGGGTGCCTTCTGGGCGCTGGGCTCCTTCGCGCAGTCGCGGCCCGGCCTGGAGCCGCACCGGGAGCGGCTGGTGCGCACCGGCATGGTGCTGGTCACCTTCGCCATCGCCTATTCGCCGCTGGTGCTGGTCCACTCCGTTCCGGTGTGGACGCTGGCCCTCGCCATGGCCGGCGGCTGCCTCGGGATGGGCCTGGTCATCTCCTCGCTGAGCGTGCTGATGCTGCGGCTGTCGGCGCCCGAGGAGGCGGGCCGCAACTCCGCCGCGCTCCAGCTGTGCGACGGGCTGTCCAACGTGCTGCTGCTCGCCGTGACCGGTGCGCTGTTCGCCGCGCTCGGCGGGGGGTCGGTGAGCGTGGAGGAGGGCGCTCATGGGGCCGCCGTGGACGGCGCCCGGCCGGGCGCGTTCGTCGCTGTCTACGCGGTGTCCGCTGTCGTCGCTCTCATGGGGGTGGGGGTCGCGGGGCGCCTGCGTTCGGCACCGCCGGGAGGGTGATCCAAAAGCTGGGGGAGGGGGCATGTCGTGAGGAGCCAAAATCTGCTTATGGTTCGGGGATGTTCGACTCGCGGCACATCAAGACCTTTCACGAAGTGGTGCGCGCAGGCTCGTACTCCGCCGCCGCGCGGGCCCTCGGCTACACCCAGCCGGCGATCACCCAGCAGATGAAGGCACTCGAACGGTCCGTGGGCTCGCCCCTGTTCGTGCGCGTCGGGCGGCAGATGCGGCTGACCGAGGCGGGCGAGACACTGGCCCGGCACTCGGAAGTGATCCTCGACAGCATCAGCACGGCCCAGCAGCAGATGGCCTCGCTCACCAGGCTGCGGGCGGGGAAGGTCAGCGTCTGCGCCTTTCCCAGCGCCGGCGCCACCCTCGTGCCCGAGGCCCTCGCCCGGCTCGCGGCCGGGCATCCGGGCGTGCGGGTCGAGCTCCAGGAGGGCGAGCCGCCCGAGTCGCTGCGCAAGGTGGTGCGCGGGGAGTGCGACATCACACTCGCCTTCACCTATCCAGGGCTGCACGAACAGGTGCCGCCCGAGCTGGTGGAGTTCCCGCTGCTGGAGGACCAGCTCACCGTGCTGCTGCCGACCGGGCATCCGATGGCCCGGCGCCGCGCCGTCAAACTGGGCGAACTGGCCGACGAGCGCTGGATCGCGGGCTGTCTGCGCTGCCGCGCCAACTTCCTGCACGAGTGCGCCGAACTCGGCTTCGCGCCCGACATCGTCTTCACCACCGACGACAACCTCGTGGTGCAGAGCCTGGTCGCCGAGGGGCTGGGCATCGCGATGATGCCGGGCCTCGTGCTCTCCTTCCTCGTCCACCAGAAGGTCACGGGCCGCGCTCTGGACCCCGCCTCCCGGCGCCAGGTGTCCGCGTACGTCCTGCGCGAGCACCTGGAGATACCCGCGACCGCGCTGGTGCTGGACGCGCTGCGCGCGGTGGCCGAGCGCCGGATCGGCTGCTGAAGGCGGCACGCGGCCGGCCGCCTTCGGCGTGTCCGGCGGATCTTTCTGTTGCCCTGCTTCCTGGTGTGCTGAGCGGGGGCTGCCCCTGGCTGTGTTGTGCAGGGTGCGGGTGGGTCTTGGGCTGGGCGCGCAGTTCCCCGCGCCCCTTCCGGGCGCCCGGGTGCAGGGACGCCCTGGCACACGCAATCCATAAGCACGGGGCGCAGTCAGCCCAACAAACCGTCGTTGGACGTGATATGTGACCGGCGCCACGCTGCCGGTATGGCTGCGACGACCGAGACCTCACCCGCCCCCACGGCGCCCACGACGGGGCGCCTGCGCACCCTCGTCGAGGACGTACGCGAGGCCGTCGGCCGGGGGCTGCCCCCGGATGTGACCGCCTACCTGGTGGGCGAGAAGCTCGCGCCGCACCTGGGCGCCGAGGGGCTGCTCACCCCCGCCCAGCGCGAGCCCGACCCCGAGTGCTACCGCCAGCACCTGCTCCACGCCGAGAGCGACGGCAGCTTCTCCGTCGTGGCGCTGGTCTGGCTGCCGGGTCAGGGCACCTCGATCCACGACCACGTCTCCTGGTGTGTGACCGGCGTCCACCAGGGCGAGGAGCACGAGCGCCGCTACCGGCTGCTGCCCGCCGAGGCCGCCGGCGGGAGCGCGCGGCTCGTCGCCACCGAGGACGTGGTCAACCCGGCCGGCTCGGTATGCGGTTTCGCGCCGCCCGGCGACATCCACCGGGTGTGGAACGGCTGCTACGACGACACCGTCGCCGTCTCGCTGCACCTGTACGGCGCCGACATCTCACGGCTCGGCAGCAGCGTCCGCCGGGTCTACGACCTTCCCGCCGACGCCTGATGGCGCTGCTGGGGGAGCGTGTCCGGTCCTCCCGGGCCACGTCCTCCCGGGCCACGGCGCCCGGCACGGGGCCCGGCGGCGGGCGCGGTAGCGCGAACGGGCCCGTCGGCACGTCCGCGCGCAGACCCAGCAGGCTGCCGGGGCTGGCGCTGGCGGCGCTCGGCGTCGTCGCGGCCTCGGCCGTGCATCTGCTGGTGCCCGCCGTGCCGATGCTGACGGCCGCCGTCGTCCTGGGCATCGCCGCGGCCCATCTGCCCGGAATCCGGGGCCTGGTGCACGGCCTGGCACGCCCCGGGCTGACGCTCGCCGGGAAGCGGCTGATGCGGCTCGGCATCGTCCTGCTCGGCCTCAAGCTCGGCCTGAGCGACGTGCTCGGGCTCGGCTGGGCGACGGTCGCGATGGTGGCGGGCGTCGTCACCGCGACGTTCTTCGGCACCGTATGGCTGGGCCGCAAGCTCGGCCTCAGCGGCGACCAGCCCGTCCTCATCGCCACCGGCTACTCGATCTGCGGGGCCTCCGCGATCGGCGCCGTCAGCGATGTACGCGGCAGCGAGGAGCGGGACGTCGCCACCTCCGTCGCCCTCGTCACCTTGTGCGGCACGCTCGCCATCGCCGCCTTGCCCCTGCTGCACCAGCCGCTGGGGCTGGACGACGGGCAGTTCGGGCGCTGGGTCGGCGCCGGTGTCCACGACGTGGGCCAGGTCGTGGCCACCGCGCAGACCGCGGGGCCCGACGCGCTCGGACAGGCCGTGCTGGTGAAGCTGGTCCGCGTGATGGCGCTCGCGCCGCTGGTCGCGGCGATGGTGGTGGCCGTACGCCGCCGGGGAAGCGCGGACGCCGTCCCCGGCCAGAAGCGACCCCCGCTGGTGCCGCTGTTCGTCCTCGGCTTCCTGGCGATGGTCGCCCTGCGCACGACCGGCCGACTGCCCGGCACCGCGCTGGACGGTGCGGCCTGGGTGCAGGAAGTGCTGCTCGCCGCCGCGCTGTTCGGCCTGGGCAGCGCCGTCCACCTGCCGTCCCTGGCGAGAACGGGCGGCCGGGTCGCCGCACTGGGC
This sequence is a window from Streptomyces sp. NBC_01775. Protein-coding genes within it:
- a CDS encoding HAD family hydrolase, with the protein product MRRNGQVLVFDADDTLWENNVLFERVIADFLDWLEHPTLDKLQLRAVLDDIQRANAAAHGYGTQMLLRSLADCVERLRDRPATAEESDAIRELAALLIDHQVELIPGVAETLAALGERHELLMLTKGDPDEQRRKVDASGLASRFRAIGIVREKDEETYRAFLQTHALTPVTCWMIGNSPKSDILPARRAGMNAVFVPHPHTWALEHGELDPDDERVLRLRTFRELLDHF
- a CDS encoding LysR family transcriptional regulator codes for the protein MFDSRHIKTFHEVVRAGSYSAAARALGYTQPAITQQMKALERSVGSPLFVRVGRQMRLTEAGETLARHSEVILDSISTAQQQMASLTRLRAGKVSVCAFPSAGATLVPEALARLAAGHPGVRVELQEGEPPESLRKVVRGECDITLAFTYPGLHEQVPPELVEFPLLEDQLTVLLPTGHPMARRRAVKLGELADERWIAGCLRCRANFLHECAELGFAPDIVFTTDDNLVVQSLVAEGLGIAMMPGLVLSFLVHQKVTGRALDPASRRQVSAYVLREHLEIPATALVLDALRAVAERRIGC
- a CDS encoding cysteine dioxygenase family protein, which encodes MAATTETSPAPTAPTTGRLRTLVEDVREAVGRGLPPDVTAYLVGEKLAPHLGAEGLLTPAQREPDPECYRQHLLHAESDGSFSVVALVWLPGQGTSIHDHVSWCVTGVHQGEEHERRYRLLPAEAAGGSARLVATEDVVNPAGSVCGFAPPGDIHRVWNGCYDDTVAVSLHLYGADISRLGSSVRRVYDLPADA
- a CDS encoding MFS transporter, which gives rise to MAANEERVPGDARVEAVPVPGAPPGPGVTSVTGSPPASEVTPTAPPTESVLSRPYRALTLGIVSVVLMIAFEATAVGTAMPVAADELNGISLYAYAFSAFFTTAIVGMVGSGQWCDRRGPLPPLATGIVGFAAGLVLSGTAVTMWIFVLGRAVQGVGGGLVIVALYVTVSRAFPERLRPTVMAAFAASWVVPSVIGPLLSGTVTQHLGWRWVFLGIPVLVLLPLVVMLPPLRRKASGPPEGAAPGPGDGRRIRLAVVVALGAGLLQYAGQDLRWIALLPAALGMALLVPSVRTLLPRGTARAARGLPAVILLRGMAAGAFIVAESFVPLMLVTQRGLSVTMAGLTLAAGGAFWALGSFAQSRPGLEPHRERLVRTGMVLVTFAIAYSPLVLVHSVPVWTLALAMAGGCLGMGLVISSLSVLMLRLSAPEEAGRNSAALQLCDGLSNVLLLAVTGALFAALGGGSVSVEEGAHGAAVDGARPGAFVAVYAVSAVVALMGVGVAGRLRSAPPGG
- a CDS encoding NUDIX domain-containing protein, whose product is MNSTSTSTSSSTNTTSTSPGTAPSERPRDRALTAPTVSCVFVCHDGAGRILLARRSAGARDEPGSWDTGAGALEHGETFEEAVRREVREEYATEARTIETLGVRNILRGTPVSHWVAVVFAVEVDPGRVAIGEPHKFDALGWFTPDELPEPPHSQLAETLALLPARGRWAGR
- a CDS encoding YeiH family protein → MALLGERVRSSRATSSRATAPGTGPGGGRGSANGPVGTSARRPSRLPGLALAALGVVAASAVHLLVPAVPMLTAAVVLGIAAAHLPGIRGLVHGLARPGLTLAGKRLMRLGIVLLGLKLGLSDVLGLGWATVAMVAGVVTATFFGTVWLGRKLGLSGDQPVLIATGYSICGASAIGAVSDVRGSEERDVATSVALVTLCGTLAIAALPLLHQPLGLDDGQFGRWVGAGVHDVGQVVATAQTAGPDALGQAVLVKLVRVMALAPLVAAMVVAVRRRGSADAVPGQKRPPLVPLFVLGFLAMVALRTTGRLPGTALDGAAWVQEVLLAAALFGLGSAVHLPSLARTGGRVAALGLCSWIVIAAASYGGVLLTT
- a CDS encoding serine/threonine-protein kinase; this translates as MGDRTQDGAQPGDVIEGRWRLVRVLGEGGMGRVWKAHDARLDTHVALKELWLPSGLPPGEREERLRRAEFEALSAVRLRDHPHVVTVHDVVVVDGRPWIVMQLVTGGTLHERLARGPLPPRAARRLAVALLDALEAAHRQNIVHRDVKPANVMVTDDKRVLLTDFGIAASGTEKGAAGAATAAGAVLGSAPYLAPERVQGRGATAASDLFALGATLFETVEGTSPFARDTSAASLHAAAYEDPPPLRRAGALAPLITALLAKDPKARPTVAGARALLPADTADTAGPGGEAADGEETAEEGGERRVTPNGTRLLTSVHSPPPTVVTTAVVKVRNKASVPVRVFIAGQDRGKVAPETTGSFRAPPGVHTVRTRIKGDESAPRTFRMEAGVTLRLVARRLGGKPVLERADKAKERKEQQRTRAKRPAQAKPARPKPQAQGKQPGVKQSAAVPKPPPSKASGSSTPAGKPAGADSSSSGGGCAVLVVGALILGLLLYTENAEFSGDLSQYLNSPAEKADVGDCLHYGSWKKDDKPWHEWVEVPCWSAAATYKVSSRLYGPSRTSTGTGTSSGTSTGTDLGSGTPTGCALTSQRVELSSVTLCATRKVG